The proteins below are encoded in one region of Pontibacter deserti:
- a CDS encoding DcaP family trimeric outer membrane transporter — MKNLFTLAFVIQSLFASVATAQQAEPQQQRPVSMEIYGHAMTDAIYDFKQVDPNWFDVLRPTKLPAFDNQFGADREMHFSVRQTRFGVKGYLPTALGELKTTFEFELFGTGVDAGQTTFRLRHAYGELGKFGAGQYWSPFMDIDVFPNSLEYWGPNGMVFFRNIQVRYMPIQGDTRLTIALERPGASADQGIYEDRVELEGVSPQFTLPDLSAEYRFGQSWGYVELAGMLRRIAWEDQGNTQFDLSGDDIGWGLNLSSGIKFLEKDMLHLQVVYGEGIQNYMNDAPVDIGIENRPDDPVRPIEGVALPVLGVVAFYDHYWSDKFSSTIGYSMLDIDNSEAQAPSAFKKGQYALTDLIYYPTSNVLMGVEFQWGDRENFNDGWSVSDYRLQFSFKYNFNQKFYREATDEGQ; from the coding sequence ATGAAAAATTTATTTACCCTGGCTTTTGTCATACAAAGTTTATTTGCTTCAGTAGCTACAGCTCAACAAGCTGAGCCACAGCAACAAAGACCAGTAAGTATGGAAATTTATGGGCATGCCATGACCGATGCCATTTACGATTTCAAACAAGTAGATCCTAACTGGTTTGATGTATTAAGGCCAACAAAATTACCTGCATTCGATAATCAGTTTGGTGCTGATAGAGAGATGCACTTCAGTGTCAGGCAAACCCGGTTTGGTGTCAAAGGCTATTTACCTACAGCTCTAGGCGAACTTAAAACCACATTCGAATTTGAGCTTTTTGGTACCGGTGTAGACGCCGGACAAACCACTTTCCGGTTACGGCATGCTTATGGCGAGCTTGGAAAATTTGGTGCCGGACAGTACTGGAGTCCTTTTATGGACATTGATGTATTCCCGAACTCATTGGAATACTGGGGGCCGAACGGTATGGTGTTTTTCCGCAATATTCAGGTACGCTATATGCCTATACAGGGTGATACCCGCCTTACCATTGCGCTCGAAAGACCTGGTGCAAGTGCTGACCAAGGGATTTATGAAGATAGGGTTGAACTTGAGGGGGTAAGCCCCCAGTTTACACTTCCTGACCTCTCTGCTGAGTACAGGTTTGGTCAATCCTGGGGCTATGTTGAACTGGCTGGAATGCTGCGCCGAATTGCATGGGAAGACCAAGGCAATACTCAGTTTGACTTAAGTGGTGACGACATCGGCTGGGGACTAAACCTGAGCTCAGGTATAAAATTCTTGGAAAAAGATATGCTCCACCTCCAGGTTGTTTATGGCGAAGGTATCCAGAACTATATGAATGACGCCCCTGTGGATATAGGTATTGAGAACCGCCCTGATGACCCTGTACGCCCAATCGAAGGTGTAGCACTCCCGGTACTAGGTGTTGTTGCTTTTTACGACCATTACTGGAGCGATAAGTTCAGCAGCACTATCGGCTATTCTATGTTAGATATAGATAACTCAGAGGCACAGGCACCCTCAGCATTCAAAAAAGGACAATATGCTTTAACCGACCTTATATATTACCCTACTTCTAATGTATTGATGGGCGTGGAATTCCAGTGGGGAGATCGGGAAAATTTTAATGACGGATGGAGTGTATCGGATTACAGGCTACAGTTTTCCTTCAAGTATAACTTCAATCAGAAGTTCTATCGTGAAGCTACAGACGAAGGCCAGTAA